GGGGTAGTGAAGTTGAATGTACTGTTCaatcatggaaaagaaaaatgtgtTAACTTGGCCTTGCCCATGATTTTGTTCTATGATGAAGATTATTAATTGGaaagataacaaaaacaaactgaaagaTCCACGACGAGATATTAAATTGAGCTCATCGCTAATTAAAGAGCCAAAAAAGGGTATCTACGGGACAGATGGAACCTTGGACTCCACAGGATTGGCTTTGTGGTTGGGTCCCAATCCACCTGTGCCTCTCTAGGTCGACCTGTGACTCTGTCGCTCTCCCCTTGCCACCCATTATACCACGTGTCAAGCACAGTACTGCCCTGTCACGGGTATCACTGCTTCACATCTTTTTCCTCAATGACGACTTGGCAGCCCATAATTTGTTCTTCACATCATTGAAAATCTTTCGTTGATTGCCAATATATACAGCTCTCACGAGATAACGCAAAGCCTTTCTGATGCTTTTACGTGCATCAAATGCTTGCTTTAGGTACATTCTCACCTGCACTCCTCCTTCTTTGTGGCCACAAAACAGTATAGCGGATACATGTGCATGTGTGTTTGACGCTGTGCTGATTTTTGCAGTTGCAGTTTGAAGAagtaggtttaaaaaaaaactagttcttTTTCTAATAAAGATTTTAAGAGAtagttttcataaaattataatctatattaattaactaaacatTATAGTTTTAACCACACTGTACTCCTGCATGCTAAAATCCTACTTGTACGTGTGTGCAAGCAAGATGTTATTTACCCATTGACCCCATATTCTAAAAATGTTGCTTTCTTCATGCAACTATAAAGTTTTACAGTGTCACAGAGCTCCTGCTTCTATCAACTAAATTGTATATAAAATACAAGCCCTTGTTATGCTAACTCTCAGTCAATTGATCTCCCCCCATAACTTCAAGCATGATCAACACCTCCACCGCTTCTGGTGACACCCTAATAGATATCCATTCCTCTGGTCGACATGTAACTTTTCCCGACGAAAACAATCAGTCCAACCAGCTGCGGGCTAGTGTACCCTTGTTACTTCAACCATCATATGCTAGATCAAAATCATTACTCATCGATGAGCTACGTAATTTTCGAATAAGCCTTAAATGGTGTGCCCTTGATCATTCCACTTGCATAGGAAAATTTGTGTCCTGCTTCATCTTCGTATTCCTTGCCATTATTCTCCCTATTGTAAGCTCCCTTTCCATTAGAGTCCCATCCTCGGCACCAGCTAATGACCCCATTTCTTACAACAAGCTGGTGCAGCTTCCTGAGTCTGTCTTGGCTTTAATATCTTTCTTTACTCTTTTCCGTTTCTTCAAAAGGTACGGTCTGCGCCAACTCTTGTTCCTGGATGACTTACAAGAGGACTCATTGTTCATTCGACGTGGATACTCCCGCGAGCTCGATAAGGCTTTTCGGTACCTAGCCTGCATACTGTTTCCATCTTTCTTTGTCGAAGTTGCACACAAAATCATATTCTTCTCCACAGTCAAAATATGGTTACCGTGTAATGTTTTTCCTGGAAATATTCCATTGAACTCCATCATGTTTGTGTTGGTGTTGGCATCATGGGTTTATAGGACAGGAGTGTTCTTGTTGGTTTGTGTCCTGTTTCGGTTGACTTGTGAGCTCCAGATACTTAGATTTGAAGGGCTTCACAAGTTGTTTGATGGTTGTGAATCGGATGCAGGTGTCATATTTAGGGAGCATGTCAGGATTAAGAAACAATTGTCCTTTACAAGCCACAGATATCGGTTCTTTATCATATCCTGTTTGGTTACAATTACAGTTAGTCAATTCGGATCATTGTTGCTGGTTTTGGGATTCAACAATATTGAGAAAAATGTCTTCAATTCCGGAGACCTTGTGGTgagaattttttctttctaataagTGCTTTGCAGTCTACaagattgatgatttctaataCTTTTGAGGGATTAATGCAGATTTGTTCAGCAGTTCAACTATGTGGATTCTTCTTATGTTTGCTAGGAGCTGCTAGAATCACACATAGAGCTCAACGTATTGTGTCAATGGCAACTAGATGGCATATGATTGTTGCATCAGCATCTGCATCTGCCAGGATAGACCAGGGGAAAAGCCACGTGCCAGAAGCTGATGGGACTCTAGCATCCAATGCCGAAGACAGCGAGTCTGATTCTTCAGATAATTTCATTGCAATTTCCTCACAGGATCCATGTTCTTTCCAAACCAGGCAAGCTTTAGGTGGGTAGAACTCGTGAACTAAGTTTTTCTCACCTGCCCTTGTTGATTTGCATATGATAACATCCACTAATGTTCTCTTTGCAGTGGCATATTTGCAACACAACAATGGGGGGATCACGCTGTTTGGGTTTGCACTTGATCGAGGATTGCTTCATACTCTCTTCGCTTTTGAGTTCTCTTTGGTGCTATGGATTCTGAGTAAAGTGGTGGTTTTATCTTAATAGTTTTCCCTAGTACTTTTAAGTCCACCAATGCCTAAGATGTGAAAAATGTTAGGCATTATTCTGAAGTTGTAACTTGGAATCATGTTTATTAAGGAATAATAAGATCTGCTCCCTCTTTCGTTCATGTTTATTATTGCTAGATGAAGATCGATGACACATCTCCATGCTTCTGCTCAGTCAAATATTTTGTAGGCACGCATCGAGGATCACATTACAAAATGAATCGATTTCAAGATTGTACGATGAAcacatttctttttcaaaatgatgAATTAATTAGAAGTTAAACTTCCTGAATCCATACACGGTTATGGAATGGCAAATCAAGATTAATCTATTTATTCTTGATATCAGTAAAACCTCAACGCTTTTGTGGAGCATGGTAACTTTTATTATCTACCTTTTTGAAAAGAAGACCACAGCCAGAGATTCTGGAGGatcccttctttttttacttcCTTTCATCAAGACAATTCCAAAATACATAAACCATTGATTGAGACATCGAAAATAAACCCTGAAAgacatttatgttttatttgggCACCATTCAGCGCAAATTGAAAGCAGTTTTCAAGTGCTGCAACTGCACAACAGAATCTTTTGGTTCATTTCTACATCATGCTAACCAGTAAAATGCTTCACATCATGCTAACCTGAAGGAGAGGGAGCTATCTTATTCCCGACTATCCCAGTCATGGACCTAATGGTGTCTCATGTGAGGAAAATTTAACATCAGATGCACCAACTAGTCACATTCTTGGAGAAGACAAGGGAACTGGCTAATACTGTTGACAATATTTTGAAGGCATGCAATAAGCTTGTCCCCTTGACTTCTTATAAGGTCAGTTTTGAAGCCCTCGATGTTCTTTGAATCAGCAGCTTCGAGGTCTGCCATCTCAGGAAAGTTGCCATTAACTACAGCCTGGATCATTTCAGCATTCTCATGAAGTTTTTCCACCATCATTTGCTTCATCTCTTCTGTGCTGGGCATTTTCTTTTTACGTCCACGATGGATTTTAGGCTTTTCATCCCCATcattttgagaattttcttttctacaGCATTTCTGAGGCTTTTCTTCCACGTGACTTTCCTGAAGTTGTGTTTCTGCAAGGATTGACTGAGGCTTTTCATTTGGGCAGCATGTCTGATGATTTTCTTCCAAATATCTTTCCTTAGTTTCCTCTTCTAAATGGATTGTCCGAGGCTTTTCCTTTGAGCAGCATGGCTGAGGGTGCTCTTCCGCAAGGCTTTCCTCAGGTTCCTCTTCTGCATGGATAGTATGAGGCTCTTCTTCTGCACAACTTTCCTGAGGATCCTCTTCTGCATGGATTGTCTGAAGCTTTCCCCCAGCATAGTATATCTGAGTGCTTTCTTGCACCTGACTTTCCTGATGTTCTTCTTCAGCATGGACTCTCTCAGGCTTTTCCACTGTGCAGTATATCTGAGAATTTTCTTCCACACATCTTTCCTGAGGTTTCTCTTCTGCATGGATTGTTTGAGAGGTATCCTCTCTGCAGCATTTGTGTGTCTTTTCTTCCATAGGGGTTTTCAGAGACTTTGACCGCCACCTTTGTTTCTTGGTCCCTGAGAGTCAAAGGAGATTGTAAGAGCGCAGCTGGAAATATAGCCTATCACCTTACTCAAAAGCAGCTCTACTATCATGCTTTCATAGGTCCAAGAACAACAAAGCATAACCACAATTCATTTACTACGACCAGGATAAATAGCTCGAGCAACTTGAGCAGCTATGCCATCAAATGTACTAACCTAATTTTCATGGTCTCCACTGTAAATTCATGTCATTTCAAGCTACTTGATACAACAATTTGAATATAATCCGACCTTTATTTATATGCAGTTTCCATTATGGCAGTAACCCAGGTGATGCAACTGCATTGCCATTTATTTCAATCTCGTAATTTTGGAAAACATAGAAGTTAATATGGAAGCATCTATGGGTCCtactaaaatgaaaattaaatcaaatcattaCATGCTAGGCTAGTGTGCTATAGAAATGAACTTAATAGGGAGAGCTGCAATGAAGACATGTGGTTATGAAAATGCAGCTGAAACATTACAAATTACATTCCAAAATCAGCAAACACAGCTGCAGATAGTAATAAAGGTGTTGGTTCCAATATTACCAGGTATCTCCAGGGCCCAGGGGAAACATCAGACAAAATGGAATCCAACACATTCACTTCGAATTAGAAGACATAGGTACTTGGGAAATTACCTTTTGAGGTTC
The Populus nigra chromosome 3, ddPopNigr1.1, whole genome shotgun sequence genome window above contains:
- the LOC133689400 gene encoding uncharacterized protein LOC133689400 isoform X2, with the protein product MINTSTASGDTLIDIHSSGRHVTFPDENNQSNQLRASVPLLLQPSYARSKSLLIDELRNFRISLKWCALDHSTCIGKFVSCFIFVFLAIILPIVSSLSIRVPSSAPANDPISYNKLVQLPESVLALISFFTLFRFFKRYGLRQLLFLDDLQEDSLFIRRGYSRELDKAFRYLACILFPSFFVEVAHKIIFFSTVKIWLPCNVFPGNIPLNSIMFVLVLASWVYRTGVFLLVCVLFRLTCELQILRFEGLHKLFDGCESDAGVIFREHVRIKKQLSFTSHRYRFFIISCLVTITVSQFGSLLLVLGFNNIEKNVFNSGDLVICSAVQLCGFFLCLLGAARITHRAQRIVSMATRWHMIVASASASARIDQGKSHVPEADGTLASNAEDSESDSSDNFIAISSQDPCSFQTSGIFATQQWGDHAVWVCT
- the LOC133689400 gene encoding uncharacterized protein LOC133689400 isoform X1, whose translation is MINTSTASGDTLIDIHSSGRHVTFPDENNQSNQLRASVPLLLQPSYARSKSLLIDELRNFRISLKWCALDHSTCIGKFVSCFIFVFLAIILPIVSSLSIRVPSSAPANDPISYNKLVQLPESVLALISFFTLFRFFKRYGLRQLLFLDDLQEDSLFIRRGYSRELDKAFRYLACILFPSFFVEVAHKIIFFSTVKIWLPCNVFPGNIPLNSIMFVLVLASWVYRTGVFLLVCVLFRLTCELQILRFEGLHKLFDGCESDAGVIFREHVRIKKQLSFTSHRYRFFIISCLVTITVSQFGSLLLVLGFNNIEKNVFNSGDLVICSAVQLCGFFLCLLGAARITHRAQRIVSMATRWHMIVASASASARIDQGKSHVPEADGTLASNAEDSESDSSDNFIAISSQDPCSFQTRQALVAYLQHNNGGITLFGFALDRGLLHTLFAFEFSLVLWILSKVVVLS
- the LOC133689401 gene encoding uncharacterized protein LOC133689401 — translated: MEVIVNKKKRRKEQRESKNNNQLRVSSSTPRTRSQVSPEWTTKEALILVNEIAAVEKDCLKALSTYQKWKIIVDNCVVLDVARNLNQCRTKWNSLVNEYNLIKNWDKESESRSDFYWSLESERRREFGLPENFNDELFRAIDDYMWCHKEHPDTDPDPDPDPDTDSEKPDLLHAITNPGTKKQRWRSKSLKTPMEEKTHKCCREDTSQTIHAEEKPQERCVEENSQIYCTVEKPERVHAEEEHQESQVQESTQIYYAGGKLQTIHAEEDPQESCAEEEPHTIHAEEEPEESLAEEHPQPCCSKEKPRTIHLEEETKERYLEENHQTCCPNEKPQSILAETQLQESHVEEKPQKCCRKENSQNDGDEKPKIHRGRKKKMPSTEEMKQMMVEKLHENAEMIQAVVNGNFPEMADLEAADSKNIEGFKTDLIRSQGDKLIACLQNIVNSISQFPCLLQECD